One window of Mobula hypostoma chromosome 30, sMobHyp1.1, whole genome shotgun sequence genomic DNA carries:
- the LOC134339577 gene encoding streptavidin-V2-like encodes MGRQVRWARLPLPFNVFRRIRVVTLPALFFSESTWAGYITWHLRSPSPIGGDIMLRKLPRLSLLLALGIVGASCSIVVPTLDGCWINELNSTVTITVDKNRTLTGTYKSAVSTNGTWAEGDLIGFQVDIEQPNFGFVVKWTSKSVWGSVTVWTGQMFGKDTLMTMWLLRSSVSVGSNWGATR; translated from the exons TTCGGAGAATTCGAGTTGTAACATTGCCAGCCCTTTTTTTCTCAGAATCCACCTGGGCAGGGTATATTACCTGGCACCTGCGTTCTCCATCTCCGATCGGAGGTGACATCATGCTGCGCAAACTTCCCCGCCTGAGTCTCCTGTTGGCGTTGGGCATCGTCGGTGCCTCTTGTTCCATTGTG GTCCCGACTCTGGACGGCTGCTGGATTAATGAACTGAATTCGACGGTGACCATTACGGTGGACAAGAACAGGACCCTGACAGGCACCTACAAATCCGCAGTGTCCACAAATGGGACATGGGCTGAAGGGGATCTAATCGGATTCCAGGTCGATATCGAGCAGCCGAACTTTGGGTTTGTGGTAAAGTGGACCTCAA AATCGGTCtgggggagtgtcacagtgtggacCGGACAGATGTTTGGAAAAGATACTTTGATGACCATGTGGTTACTCCGATCAAGTGTCTCCGTCGGCAGCAACTGGGGGGCGACCCGATAA